The genomic interval CAGAATATGCGAATGGAGTTATCTGACAAATTCAACGATGCTATAAAGGTCAATATATTCCATATGATAGTGGTTCAGAAAAGATAGACTAGTGTTCTTGATTTTGTCTGTTTGCATGTTTGCTATTGAGCTCTTACTATTCAGAATATCCACGATATTTATAGGATGTGAGCGTCAAGCTTGAGGAGCAGAAAAATGATTGCATTGCTCAGTTAGAAGAGAATAATTTGTAAGACGCTGAACTTAAGCATATTCATCAAGTGAAATGAATTTGTTGCCAACATCATTACACTTATGATAGTCTTATTCTACTATGGGTTTATGTTTAaattcctttgattttttgtaaTATCGATAACCATTGGTAGCTGTTACCTTTGTAGGCTGAGAAGTAAACTCAAAGACCTTGCAGATCAATATAATGTCACACAGCAGAAATATGCCCATCAGGTATGCTATTTGTGACATATCAATTATAGCTCTGAGTATCTAGTATATCTGTACGACTATTTTAGGGTTTATCCTAacttaatatattatttcttgtGGTGAACTTGTGTCATTCTTTGGCTTGTGTTATATTTCTATAGTTGAAAGAGAAGATGCTGGAACTTGAGCTTGCAGATCTGAAAATGCAACAGCATCAAGAGAAAGCAGCTCATGAACAAACCCAAATGCAGCTATATGCTGATCAAGTTTCTCAACTTATGGCTACTGAGAAGAATCTAAGGTTGCAGCTAGCTGCTGATGGAGAAAGATTTCAGCAGTTTCAGGTACTTTTGCTGATGAGGCCATTCTCGTAATGAGCAATGTATATACCTCATGGTGGTTTTCCATTTGCATTTGTCTATGCAATTTTTCTAACAGTTTCTCCATTTTAATTGTGGATATCACTGccttgtataaaaaaaattaaaatgtctaCTTTACCTTATAGGATGCCCTCACTAAAAGCAATGAAGTCTTTGAGACATACAAGCAGGAGATGGAAAAGGTATTGAGTTATACATCTTGTACTCATTGTCATGCACAATATTGTTCTATTCTTAGTTATCAGATGTTTGTccacaagaataaaaaaatctaatatgaTCTTTTGCATTAGATGGTGAAGCTTATAAAGGATCTAAAGAAGGAGAATGAATTCTTGAAGGGAAAATGTGAAAATTCTGATGTTGCTCTTGTGAAGTTGATTGAGGAGGTAATGTCAAAACCTTCCATGTACTTTTTACATGCAAAATGGAATATCTTGTGCAGGTCGTTCTTGCATGTGCTTAATCGAACCCTTGTTTTTGGTTCCTATGCAGCGTGAATTAATGAAGAAGCAATTAGATAAGTTCAAGAATCAAAAGGAGAAGCTGGAATCTCTGTGTCGATCATTACAGGCAGAAAGGAAACAAGGCCCCTCCGGCAGTACTCCTGATGTCACTTCTAATCAGACAATTCTGGCAAGTATAGAATCATAGTTCTACGCGCTTCACGTCGCATGTGCTTTGCAGCTTGCCAAGATTTTTAGAGACAGGAAAATGGATGTGTATGATGTTTATCATTTTTCTTCCTGTGATTTTGCGGGTTCTGAATGAGTGTATACACGCCTCTGGCTATGCAGCTTACTGTATGTCAAGCCATTTGAGCCATCTGAAAGATATCTAAGCCTAGCGTGGAATGGGAAGCAATTCAATTTTGGCTgatattgagaaaaaaaaccgTGTTTTGAATGTTAATTGTAGTATGTTGTTTCATGGTTCCGAGAGATGATTCCCTTCCTTTCGACCTCCTAAGCGCATACCCTCATCGTTTCTTTATGTTTACAGTACTTCTCAacgttttagttttttctagatttattaatgaaCCGGTGTGTGAATATATCCagataaagtttaaattttaaatgcggataccaaactttaaattttagaattaatttcttagttttttagggatttttattgtagttttttcAGTGTTTGGTTTTAAATCACcccctaaatatataaaagttttgctCACAAACTACCTTTTTAGTCGCTAATAAGTAGTTCCATGTCTTATCAGCTATAGGTCGAACAATTAGGTGTTTGATATGTTCGTCAGAAGACCACTCCGAAAATAAAAAGGTGCGCACAATCTGTGATATTCTCATCTCAACAACAAATGGTACGATATACACGGGAAACTGAATGACAGATGGATTCAGTTTTGTTCACTCTAGTCGATTTCTACACGTAAGTATCAGTTTGTCACCAGACtttcaaaagagaaaaacaagtgtcagaattgaaaaagaaatggcTTATGGCCAAAAAGAACAAGGGCCAAAACTCCAATGGGCATCCTTGTAACGAAGATGCAGCAGCTATAAGTGATACAGCTATCTTGCCAGACGAGATCTTATCCCCTGAAGTGTAATCCAAATCGAAACTGCATTGACACGAGCGAAACATGAGCAACAGTTTGGGACTGGCGAGATAATGAGACGAGGTAAGTGGCTTTATCTTTCAAGGGCATAAATAGACCAATCTTAACTGTCAATACCTTGTATGGTTTCATTTGGACATGACAAGAATAGGCTTAATTGGATTCAACAAGAAGCATATTCAGACTTCCAAACACTAAGACAAAGATTGACTGacaatatttttcaatgagtgaaaaaagaaaaaatctctttgataaatgataaattgatGTGACTTACTTGCTCAATCAGTAGCAACTTTCCTCCTAGCTGCCCTCGCGTTATCATACTCAAACTTGAGTACGTCTGGAATGTGTGAAGTATCCTTTATATACAACCACCTCGCTATTGCACTCTCCTCGATCATTGGAAAATATTCCACAAGCATGGTGTTGACGATCCAATACCAGATAGCACCAAACACAAGGCCCACTATTGCTCCCGCAAATAcctaataaatttaacaaattgagattaaaagaaatcaaacagcatgctctcttttatttcaaacaccaggtcttttgagttttgactGCAGAGATAAGCAATGCTGCCAAAAGAGCATATACAATTTAAGTAAGTATACTGTGCAGAACAGCTGGAAAGGAGCACCCAATTTTAAGGGACATTTATACACAACATGCAACTGCTGCAGGACTCCATAAGGCAAATTCATTCCAAAATGATTGACATAACAAGGAGAATTATTAGAAGTGCGTGATGAATTGAAGCAGACCATGAGGTACATATATGCACCATAAGTCTCTAGAAAAACAGCGGAGCATCATGTAAAGTTGACTCATGAACTGTAGTGATAGCATTTGAACACTATGCTTCAAAGATTCTTATCCTCTGAAATTGAAACACTATCAGATTTCCTAAGTTTTCCATGGCTTTTTTCACAGATGGCTGGTTTCTGGCAGCAATTCATGTTTATACTAGAGTTAAGGTTGTAAAAATGTAACCTAGCAGCTGCATAGCAAGATAGAAAGCATCCTGAAAATGTTTCTACAAACCTTATACTCAACACATTCATTTTAAGTTCCAATCAACAAGGATTTGCAACAGGTTGACAATGCAGGAAAAAAGAactgtataaaaaaaagttgtgcaAAGTTTTCGCCGATGACTCAGAAGAGCAATATTTTGCAGCAGcaacatgtatatatctaGCAACATTTACCAAGCCATAAAATTGTGCTACACTGCTATTCGTTCCCTTTAACATTAAGTAAACACATGAATTGCCACTCACGCAGTCATGCATATAAAAACACATAATCAGTAATATCGATTATGTTTGTCAGaatttcattatatttataccatAATGCAGCTATCTTCATACCAAAAAACAAGGCAGATGTGTCCTTTCCAAATCATAAGAAAGCAAAATTTACACCTAATGAATCTAGTTGCTGCCCTGGGAACACGAGATAGGAATTATGATAAAGCACTATTCTTAGATTATTTTGTCATTATGAACAAACACCAATGTATGACAGAAACACTGGTAGGAAGTGCGccaatttataaaatagagcACTATTTCCATCGCCATCAGATCGGATCCAGGATTAAGGTCGCTCACCTGCGCGACGGTGTGGTACCCGAGATACACCCTGGACAGCATGGTGAGAAACGCGAGCGGCCAGGCCAACGCAGCGACCACCCGGCGCGCCGGGGATCGGCGGAGCGTGAGGAGCGAGAGGTAGGTGGCGAAGAAGAACGTGTACTGCGAGTGGCTGGAGGGCCAGCCGTGGGAGTCGCAGGCCTCGAGCAGCTCGCAGTAGGACGGGCGCGACTGCGCGACGGAGTGCTTGATGAGCTCGTTGAGGAACTGGGAGACGAGGAGGCCCGCGGCGAAGCAGATGCCCTGGAGCTCCCGGCGGAAGAGGAAGTGGGAGACGAACCCACCCAGGCTGATGAAGACCGGCACGAGGGAGACCCAGGCGAGGAAGAGGCCGAGCTTGTCCCCGCGGCGGTACCGGACGTGGGTGAGCGTAATTGCCTTCAGCGACGGCGgcacctccgccgccatctcctGGAACTCCGCCATGGCAGCGCGGCGCACCCCCACCGGCCCGCGCCGATTTCCGATCGCGGATGGGGATCGGGGTCGCGGGGATTCGCGCTTTTCGCGTGCGACGTGGGTGGGATTGGGGTTGGGAACCTGGCAGAGCCTAGAAGAGGCACGGCCGGCGGGGACGCGTGGGCTACGAGTATTGGGGAGAAGCGAGGAAGGTGGCCGATGAGTCGGATGGTTCATATTGTTTTGAGAGAAAATAGGCGAATGAATCAGTCTCTGGTGACACAATTCCTGTATTTTGGCAAACCGCGGAAAATCgtagcattattttttttattttacttaactactttattttttcttttttgattaTAGTGAGAACGGATGACatatctcttttttctttctcttattctaatgcttataagcttaaatttaaaatctaaaacttaaatttcaaAGTTgttgacaaattatttttaatcattaataaacgGTTTTCATTTATGCTTCTACGGTCAAAAATAAGGTCATGCGTCTCTAGACCGTACACTCCATGATGCACAGCTGATACATGGTCACATAGATGGAGAATGGcaactttctagccttactatggcttttggaaaaaatacaccgtttagcagtttggcaAGCGTGTGCACGAAAAAAGAGGATAATCGGGGTAAGCAAGGCCACAGCCGAATGCGGCGTAGGTCTTATATGAATGGATGTTTTATGTTGCCAGAAATTTTAAGCTAAAGAGTCGCATGAAAGAGAACATGTGCCCAAGAAATAGTGGCCTACTTTAAGGTAGAAAAGAGATGTTGAACAATGTGTCACATGTGCGATAGCTGTAGGCTAAGATTTTGCAGCACACCAAAAATATAGTGAAATAAATAGGGGTAGTTAGATCTTTTTGAGTTGAATATAACTCGGATTTGAGAGAGAAGTTATTGACCCAACTTCAACAGTATGAAACGTTATTATGTTGCACCTTTAGGATCGATACACTTATCCCTGAGTTTGAGTTATTGATTTTGCCGATTCAAATCAACTTTATTCTTGCTATCAAACAGAAAaccaaacaagaacaagataaatacaatatgaATTgtaaattatgaattaattctCACAATAAATTGAAATACTTGATAAGATGGTGTTTCATAGACAAGTAACTAGGCAATCTAGCCAACACGAGTAAACACAAGATAACGTATCAATGACTAAACtttaatctaaacaaaacccaaaaagcACTAAAAGACAtctaactatttaaaaatgtgGGAGAATGACATAGGGGTTCTAGTATCGTGGCTCACCTAATTACGGCACGCACCACATGGGCCCCATTTAGGCTAGGGTCCTAGATTAAATTACAAGCCCATAAGACCAAGACAGGTCACATAGCACCttactttttcatttttggttAGCACAAATGAAACTTTGAGATGATACCATATTCATAGGAAAGATGGTTCTAAGAtctttccatcaagtactcaTGAGCAAAATATAGCACGTATGCTTACTCGGCTGCCATTTGAATTCAGACCGCTCTTCAAAGGCCAAACTGGATTTAGAAGTTCAAGGACCGATCATGTGAGCATTGGTCATATCCAGACATACCATGGTCACGTCATCCTCCTCTTATTCATAGAAAAACATCTTTGGTTTCTGTatatcctcctcctcttgtaGCGCATGGTGTTGGTCATAAATTTCAAcatatgaaaaacaatgaaatAAACTACCATCAGTTAGTATCATTAGTTCTTTAACAAATAGAAATAACCTtcaataaaacaaatgtacCTGGTTAGGAGAGAGTATCATCATAGGATATATAAATTTCTTCAGTGTCTCATCTTACTCCACTTCTTTAGAATCCAAGTGGTCCCTTGGTGCACTTGCAATGGTGTATGGCATCAACACTAACACCCCCAGTCACTCCCATCTTTAGAACCAATCTGTTTCATTAAGTCAACACGACACAAAGTCGAGATAACATGATTAACAATACAACTCTCTAGCACATGATGTGCCATGCTCTCTAGTGTGTTGTTTTCTTGCACATCTATCAAATGTTACAATTATGATCATATACCAACCATATGCACAAAAAGTACTCCACAATTATATTTgccacaaataaaaataataatattagcTGGACATGGAAAATTAGATTTAGCAAATAATTTCTCCTTTAAACTACCAAGTTCACAAATATCATCAAATGGAAAATAGCCTATAgtatttaaagaaaataacaatttAAGTTCCTCTCTCTGACTAGCAACATGAAGAACGTGTTGAAGTCAATACATAATGAatcatcaataaaaatatcatgtttaTTCACTAGTTGTGACATAGATACAAGCGAAGCATTATCACACAATTATTCTTTATCACGAGGaataacaataaaatcaacttgtgacaaagaaattttaacattaGGTTCAACTAATAATTGCTTTTTAGTAGCATCAATAGTTAACACGTGTAATTCAGATTGAGCATACTCACCATGATTAATTTCAGCACCACTTAGTTTAGCTCACATCCTCAATGTAGCTATTGCATCCTTCTTACCTTTCTTCTCAACCAACATGAGCATTATCTCAGTCATGTCACCCTCCCCTTTTGGCGATTGTTAGATAAGTCAATgcataatcttttattttttagacaagTCATGCATTTTAAATTCTCTCTCCATTGCTAGTTCTCATTTAATGTAAGCACGAGGATCATGATTTCGTTCAAAAGAGGGTAGTGTAGATTTAACCTTAGCAAGTACATCGACGCATATCTCATGCACAGCATGCTGTTGACTCCTTATATCTTGATGAAGGTGAAGAGGTTGATGTCGAGCACACTCATCTCCAATTTGCATATAAATTCCTGCCATGGTTAGGAGAAACACAAGGAAATACACAAAAATATGCACACTTTTGTCAACTGCTTGGTAGTGGAGGCTCAAAAGTCACACTTGAGCTTTTATCAAGGTTTTTATAAGTTCTTGCCAATGCAAACCAAATGGTGACTACATAGGCTCAACCAAGTATTCAAAGAAGGTTGTATGAATCGATGCCTTGGCAAACAATTGCTCTACGATTGCAATCAAATATATTGGCATCTTGGCGGGGATGGAGCTACAGTGATCGTGGGGGGTTCGTAGGAACCTGGTCCagaaaaactttttagttagagttaatatttttttaccttataTGCACCCCTCTCAATCTAATCCACTCGGTTCAAAACACTAAAAAGTAAGTGTGGTGAACCCctctatattttgttttaggtCTCCCCCTGATCTTGGTATTGCACGTCAACCAGAGCGACATGGAGACATTTAATGGCTCCCCGGCCGGTCATAAAGGGTATTTATAGCCCTACTGTAGTTGTCACATGTATGGACATTGTTTTTATTACTTTGTAGTTGCTATTTTCATCGGGCATTGTGGTAATATTTGGAAGTATAATCAAGAGGACCAAGCCCTAGGAGAAGGgagaacaatttttttcacatgatCATCCACTACAAAGGACGATTAGCAAAAATATCAACATTTTAGGCGGATCTAATATAATGTTTCAGATTTGCAATTACCAATACTAATAtggatataaaaaaacaaaagcttgAGCCCACACTTTGTCTTATTctaatgcttataagccaaaatttaaaacttaaaacttAACTTAAAATGACATTgcggttttttattataatttattttacaaaacttACATTCAAATCACAACGTATATATCTATGAACTTAAACCAAATGATATTGTGGCAAAAGTACACATATGGCTCCATTTTCTCCTTCTTCCATGTTATCATGTGATTAGGGATGAAAACAAACCAAATTTAGACGGATAGTGgtcatatcatatcataaaCCAGGCGGGGATATAGAGCAGATtaatttagatgacatatgtGGTACTTAGCCAGTACGGACTCAGGATTAGAAACTGACTAAAATTATTGAATACAATATGTATATGGCAATTAATATGTTAAGTCATCAGTACCATGAGCAACGGTACGATAACATATCACAAGCACGTAATAACAATGTCACTTAATCACAAGCAACTAACTGATAATAAGttgtaaatataacatatcaACATATAACAACGTCCCAaaaatcaagaatttagaGTTAGGTTACAACGGATATCCTATAGGGTTGGATGCGTAGATGATTGGATCCACTAACTCGTATCAAATGGACAAAATATAGTGGCTACATAGACTAAGAAAATTGGATTATCTCTCTTACTCACAAGTGGATTCGTCTATCCTCCTTCTGAACTAaagtcatgaaaaaaatcattagttCCACGAAAACCATAAATACAAATTGAGAGGCCACTTGTTTTTACAATGAGCTTGTGCAACATTATCAATTGTGTAAGAGTATATTGTagtatacaaatatattaatagtatTGTTGGTATCATACCCTTTTCCGCATCCGCATATTACTGTATGTTTTCAAATCAATATCTACAAAATATTCTCTCCggttcatattataagtcagtttgatcaatttcgtaagaaaaaatagcaacatttaaaatattaaattagtttttattaaatctagcattaaatatatttttaaatatgtctgTCTTGTGCTgaaaatactaatatattttttataaatttgaccaaacttaaaaaaattgactagAAAAAACTTAAACGACTTTTAATATGAAACATaatagcaaaaagaaaaaactcttATCGTATACtcccgtcctaaaataaaccaattttttactttttacctataatttttgactcttcgtcttattcaaattttttttgcgattgataattttgttttattagatgataaatcataaatagtactttacgtatgactaattttttttaatttcctgaaatttttttaaataaaacagataaaCGGATAGTCAAACAACCggagaattatttttttttaagaagaacAACTCTACCCACTTTGACACGGATCAGAGGCAAACTCTTAACACTGCCCACTTTGACCCGTTTTCAGCCCTACCTGTGATTGCCTCGACCCTCGAGTCCGCATCggtctccacctccacctcgcccCCGTCCTGAAAATTCGAACGGAGCGATGGCAGCATAGGTCTTCCGTCTTCGGCAAAGTTCAAACAGCTCGCTCGCTGTCCTTACACCAGCCGGATCGCCTTCTCGGCGCGGGAAcaacggcggcgatggagtcCCAGCAGGGCGGCAGcccgccgggcggcggcggcaaggcgcGGGACAAGTTCTCGGTCTACCGGAACCCGTCCCTCACCCAAGCGCTCGCGTCCCGCAGCGTCCGCCCCTCCCTCCCGGTCCTCGTCCTCCTGGCGCTGCCCACCGTCGCCTCCGCTTCCTCCATCCTCGTCCTCTCCTCCTGGTATGCCATATCCCtcgttcgccgccgctttTCTATctcctaaaccctaaaccccaGATCGCCGCAGATGCACTGGGTACTCATCTGCCGCTTTTTGTGCTAGGGAGGGGTACCTCGTGAAGGTCGCCGGGCGAGTGGGCCTTTCCATGGCTGCTGCCGGTAAGTTCGCCTGTCTCCCTGCTGGATCGGATGTTTGTGGAGATGTCGAGCTGGGCTGGTTAGCGCTGTGCTTGGTTTGGGCGCTCGTGAGGTGCTTGTAAAAATGCCAAGCATTTCTAACTACATTGCGTTGCACAGCAGTTGTCTGCAAATATGCCATCTCATCGCACAGCTCGAAAAGTTGTAAAAAAGCCGGCATGTTAAGTTCATTTAACAcggctgtgtttttttttttacattggaTTATGTTGAATTTTGTTGTGCTAGGGATTTCTATAAAATGTAACTTGCTGTGTTTATTCAGTGCTTGTCTTTAGGTTGTTTGAGGGAGCACTGGGTCTGGTTGCGCTGTTGACACTGCAGGCTTTCTTCAGGGCGTTGATGCTGTACAATGGTAAGAGGGCACTGGCCAAAGAGGAGAAGGTTGTGTTGTCTGAACGTCAACTGGGGCTTCTTGGGTTAAAGACGACAGGTTCAGAAGCAGGTGGCACTGGTGAGAAAACCAAAAAGCCTCCCAAGGCAAAGCCATCGACGCCGTCAGAGCCAATTGTTCCAATCAGGAAGTCTTCATTCAGCTATACGCCATCTCGGCCTGTGCAAGCAAGGATCGGATCAAGCCATTTGAGCCCTGGTGGTGAGAGACTGGCCACTTCATTGCAAATGTCACCTTCCACTCCACTCCAAAAG from Oryza brachyantha chromosome 3, ObraRS2, whole genome shotgun sequence carries:
- the LOC102705233 gene encoding beta-taxilin isoform X1 → MEGSPATRLPEADSLPDGFVESSAADQAPSPAEAGDSPSHSLGPDQAAATVGRVGGGDETLGAPSTPDSVAAEERDALDVYSAADALQSLTVGSASEPGRALGEPAGDAGAVPVADAKESSKESRVVEQEESLADQKGSGEQKRKVVKKSKVEKDRELFELAQAYHKVVAERDAAIAVKEKLESLCREFQRQNKMLKEECRRVSTDGQNMRMELSDKFNDAIKDVSVKLEEQKNDCIAQLEENNLLRSKLKDLADQYNVTQQKYAHQLKEKMLELELADLKMQQHQEKAAHEQTQMQLYADQVSQLMATEKNLRLQLAADGERFQQFQDALTKSNEVFETYKQEMEKMVKLIKDLKKENEFLKGKCENSDVALVKLIEERELMKKQLDKFKNQKEKLESLCRSLQAERKQGPSGSTPDVTSNQTILASIES
- the LOC102705233 gene encoding beta-taxilin isoform X2, giving the protein MEGSPATRLPEADSLPDGFVESSAADQAPSPAEAGDSPSHSLGPDQAAATVGRVGGGDETLGAPSTPDSVAAEERDALDVYSAADALQSLTVGSASEPGRALGEPAGDAGDAKESSKESRVVEQEESLADQKGSGEQKRKVVKKSKVEKDRELFELAQAYHKVVAERDAAIAVKEKLESLCREFQRQNKMLKEECRRVSTDGQNMRMELSDKFNDAIKDVSVKLEEQKNDCIAQLEENNLLRSKLKDLADQYNVTQQKYAHQLKEKMLELELADLKMQQHQEKAAHEQTQMQLYADQVSQLMATEKNLRLQLAADGERFQQFQDALTKSNEVFETYKQEMEKMVKLIKDLKKENEFLKGKCENSDVALVKLIEERELMKKQLDKFKNQKEKLESLCRSLQAERKQGPSGSTPDVTSNQTILASIES
- the LOC102705513 gene encoding lipid phosphate phosphatase gamma codes for the protein MAEFQEMAAEVPPSLKAITLTHVRYRRGDKLGLFLAWVSLVPVFISLGGFVSHFLFRRELQGICFAAGLLVSQFLNELIKHSVAQSRPSYCELLEACDSHGWPSSHSQYTFFFATYLSLLTLRRSPARRVVAALAWPLAFLTMLSRVYLGYHTVAQVFAGAIVGLVFGAIWYWIVNTMLVEYFPMIEESAIARWLYIKDTSHIPDVLKFEYDNARAARRKVATD